DNA sequence from the Sceloporus undulatus isolate JIND9_A2432 ecotype Alabama chromosome 4, SceUnd_v1.1, whole genome shotgun sequence genome:
ACCGCCCTCCAGGAGGCCGTCCAGACCCTGCCGCTGAAGAATCCCTTTTACGACAATGCCGACAACCCTTACACCCGCTGGCTGGCCACCACCGAGAGCATCCAGTATTCCTGTAAGTAGGCAAACTTAGACTGGGCTTATTGGGAGGCTCTCACACCCACACGCACCCCCCTCCCGCCCCAGGAAAAACCCGGATGAACCCGCATTGTTTGCACTCCTTCCCTCTATTTTGGGCTGTGTGGGTTCAAGTTCTCCTTGAAAACAACACAGGTGGATTTTTGCATTCTGCTCAACCATGGTTCTGGGtcccttttaaaacaaattatagcAACCTGGGACGATTTGGAAAGGAAGCATCCCAATTTTTCCCCCTGGAGCATGGGTGggtttttcctgttttaaaaaatcatttccctcccctcttccctccGCCGCGTCCTTCTCTCTACTTTCCTAGCTGACAGAGCCTGCTTTGTGGGGAAATGTTGGATGGCCTTGGTTTGGACGTTTGTAAATCGTCCCATTGGCTGGGCTGGATCAAAGAACGGCTTGTTGAACTATCCTTTAAAAATCAATCCACGTAGCAGAGAAAGAAGACATCCGTTGTGtctgttggtgttgtttttttccccagggaAGTGTCCAAAGTCCAAATTCTGtcaaaaggagagggagaaaggggcacGATCCTTCGGGAAGTTCTCTTCGGCAGTCCCTCATTGGAGTGTTTAGAACTGCCCAAGATCCCTGTGGATCGTGCCCAATATTGCAATTATTAAAAATGCCCTCCAGGCCAAGCCTGAAatgccctctttctttttctagatTGTGTTTCCTAAAATAAGCTAAGGTGGCTTGCGTGTCCAAGACCCATTTCCCCCTGTGTGCCTTGCTTGTGTTTCCTGCACCTTATTGTGTGGCACAAAATGACAGAGAAAGAGATAAACCATCCAAGTGATCCTCACAGGGAAGGAGCGGGGAAAGGGAAGGTGTAAAACAGGATGGATGCATGTCAGATGGAGAAGTTAGGAGCAAGGCGCAAGGAAGCTGGGTATCTTCCCGCTGCAGATCCAGGGAAGGGGGGCCGTCTTGGCTGTTGCGATCCCTTGCTTTTCTTTTAGCCTTGATTTTtgcaaaaagggaaaggaaaagaaaggaaaggaaaggaaaggaaaggaaaggaaaggaaaaggaaaggaggccaGAGGGAAGGTTTGTGGAACCAAACCTAGGGAGCAGCCTAGGAAGCCGGGGCGGGTTGGCAGAGGCAGGAGGAGGCTTGTGGGGTGAGGCATGGTACACAATGGTGGGGAGAGGGGGCCAACCCCTGTTTCTTCTGATTCTCTTTCTTTTGATTCTCTTCCTTCTCGgcggcctctttctccttcctcctcctcctcctcctcttcctcagtgcACGGCTTGGCCTCCAGCAACTCCCAGCAGGACTCGGCCTCCAAGTCCCCCGAGCCTTCGGCCGACGAGTCCCCGGACAACGAGAAGGAGACGTCGAGCAACGGCGGCGACTCCTCCGGGAAGAAGCGCAAGCGGCGGGTGCTCTTCTCCAAGGCGCAGACTTACGAGCTGGAGCGGCGGTTCCGGCAGCAGCGGTACCTCTCGGCGCCGGAGCGGGAGCACCTGGCCAGCCTGATCCGGCTGACTCCTACCCAGGTCAAGATCTGGTTCCAGAACCACCGCTACAAGATGAAGCGGGCCCGGGCCGAGAAAGGTATGGAAGTGACTCCTCTGCCCTCCCCGCGCCGGGTGGCCGTGCCAGTCTTAGTCAGGGACGGCAAGCCGTGCCACACGCTCAAGGCACAGGACTTGGCGGCCGCCACTTTCCCGGCCGGCCTCCCCTTCTCCGCCTACAGCGCCCAGTCCCTCCAGCACATGCAGTACAACGCCCAGTACAGCGCCGCCGGCAACCCCCAGTACCCCTCGGCCCACCACTTGGTACAAGCCCAGCAGTGGACTTGGTGAAGGACGGCGCCCCGGAGCCGCCCAGAGACACGCCAAGCACCCACCGACTGACCGACGGAGGTCCCGCCGGGGAGGACAGAGGGGGGCTTGGCCGGACTCAGATCCAGGGGCCTGGGgtgagggagggatggggatggggaagggttggtggggagggagggtgggtTCCTTCTTTTAGGGGTGAGGGGCTCGGTTTTCATTcttggggagggggttgttttGTGCGCCAtgtttacaaaagaaaaagaggggggggaatTGCGCCGTCGCTAGTGGTCCTGTCTACCTAACAGTACaaattttaaagaagaagaaacgagaataaaaaaaaagaatacgAAATCCACCCTCTTGTGATTTTTGCAAAGGTTGTGTGACGAAGAAGCTGTGGCTGGTGGCAGATAAACCACGGAAGGaggactgtttttaaaaacaaccacgGAGAGTTTTAGTCCACCTTTAAATATATCTTCATTTGAGCCCGGGTCTGAAATTCTGACAGCTGTCAGacatttcttgttgtttttctattaatgtatgtgtaaatatataCGTACAGCCAGGGCAAactttgtttttggtttgtttctattcggaagggatatatatatatatccccaaataaaacaaaagtgTAGATCCAAATGTCTGGATACATGCCCAAGCAGAGCATCGGTATTTCTTGATTtatgaagtcggaggctttcatggcgggcatccatagtttttggtgggtttttcgggctctgtggccatgttctagaagagtttattcctgactttcgccagcatctgtggctggcatctttatgGAAagctcttccatgccagtatcctctgaagatgccagccatagattcaagcgaaacgtcaggaataaactcttctagaacatggccacagagctcgaaaaacccaccaaaaactatttcTTGATTCTCTCCACTGAAACAGGCATGTATAAAGTCGAGCAAAAGAACAATGTTGgggatattttgatttttttaaaagtgtgtgtgtgtgtgtgtgtagaattatattgtattatatatactgtgtgtgcatatatgtgtgcgTGCGTACATATATACATACGTATCGGTACAAATCTTGTCTTAAGTCTTGTCTTAAGCCGCACACTGTGTTTTTGCTCAAGTGAAGTTGAAGGTCGCGCCTTGCCTTTGCTTTTCAGTACCGCCTGTGTGTTTTTGCCCGGAGGACAAGCTTTAAAGGGAGGAGAGCCCATCTAGGACTCAGTGGAAAGGGTCTGGATCCCTTTCGatgatgggaggaggagatggcagCGGCTGCTGCTTTTTCCAAGGAAGGTAGCCCTGGGCCTGTGTTTGGTGGCCCAGGATTAGTAGGACTCCGGAGTCTCCAAACtcttggaggaagaggaagaggactcGGGTAGCagggcttccttctcctcctcctcctcccctcacccAACTTTTCTTCACCCCACTGGGTTTATTTTCGGCCTCTCTGCTTTCTCTGCCCCCTCAAGTTTATCTCCTTGAGATACGGATAAGGAGAGAAAAGTGACGGGTAGAAACGAAACATCAacctcctccgccgcctccttcTTTAACTGGGAGAGGGCTCCTTCCAGCTGAGAAGCTTTTGCTTCCAAAAGCGGCTTCCACTTTCTGGACCGGATCGAGGCTGGGAAGTGGGGCTCTTCTGGGACTTGGTGCTCTGGGTGATCCGACTTTGGGAGTCTTTGGCCCAGGCGAAAAAGATTCCTCGCCCGCTTCCCATTCTCGCCAGCATCGAaaggcgatgatgatgatgatgatgatgatgatgatgatgatatcctcctcctcctcctccttcgagGCCACTATCCCAGGCACTTTCCTCTGGAAGTAAAGCCGCATGTGCCTTTCGTGTGAGCTGCCCCTGGAGTCAGGCCCTCCAGGCCCCGCTTGGACCCTTGGTCCCTCTCTCTGCCCCCTTTTTGGAGACTGTCGCACCCTCTCCAATGTCAGCAAAAGAGGGGAGCCCCAGAAGCTGCCCTTTGCACAGGGGAAGGCGTCCCTTCTAAGCCGACCCTGGACGGAGTCCGATTCGGACTCTGGAGCCAACAGATTGAAATCCTGCAGAGGGATCCCGTCGGGGCTAGAACAGGCCGCCCAGGCCCTGGAAAGTCTGAAGTCTGTGAAGCCTTCAAACCACTTCAATCGTCCTCCTCCTTTCTGGGCCTGATCAAGACTCTTCTATAAGGCAGCCCCTACCGGGCAGTGGGGCACGATGGGGACAGGGGAGCAGTGCTTTCTAAAGGGGGCGAGCCAGGAGCTTTTCCAGGCTCGCAGTCCCGGCTTAAGGCTGCCTGCCTTAAGCCCCCCCCCGCGCCCTGCCAGTCTGGAGGGAGCTAGGCCTGGCCTTAGACACCCGCCAGATCTCCGAGGACCACAGGCCCCTAGAGCCCCGGTCCTCTGGCCCCTGTCCCCGGGGCCGGCGtggcagggaggcggggaagCGCCTGTCCCCCGGGGTCCCTGCGAAGTCTATCAAGCTGGCGGAGATCTTGTGTGGCCCTAACCCCGCGTGGCCTCTCATTTCACAGGCCGGTGGCGGCGGCGACGCGGGAGTTTGGGGGAGTCTATCTTTGCACAATGTAGACAGTCCCCATCACAAAATGGGACAATAGGGGAGGCTGGGAGGGGAGGATGTTAGAGGCGTGCATATTAAGTCCCGGGCAGAAAAGAAAGAACCCCAGAAGGGACAGAGGGGCgtcggttggggggggggggagacagcgAGGGAGGGATggcgggagagagagaaggagagagggagaaggagagatgcttcttcctcctcctcctcctcctcNNNNNNNNNNNNNNNNNNNNNNNNNNNNNNNNNNNNNNNNNNNNNNNNNNNNNNNNNNNNNNNNNNNNNNNNNNNNNNNNNNNNNNNNNNNNNNNNNNNNggggggggggggagaagtaacCTGCTTTCATTACCTATTGACTGTTGGGCTTAGCTTAGACCTGGCGTGAGGGTGTCTCCTCAAGAGCCCTGGTCAATGGGAAGCTAATCCAATATTTACCCAGTCTATCAGGGCCATTCTGGGTTGTATTGATATGGAGGGCCCTAGATTCCTTggaggaagtgggggggggagaggaaggcaagcaaaggctcttttttgggggggatcagAGACACCCccagtccctctcctccccctccccatggtccccctccctctcccctccccaaagcCAGGCAGAGCGATGGTGGGAGGCGATACCCCTGAAGTGCTGGTGTGTATTAGATATTGTATTGAGCCATATTTCAGGAAATATGTACTTGTGGCGTCCTGAGAGCGACACTTCGGGCTCTGTCGATAA
Encoded proteins:
- the NKX2-2 gene encoding homeobox protein Nkx-2.2 yields the protein MSLTNNTKTGFSVKDILDLPDTNDEEGSVAEGGDEETEASEPPKKPGGVLGTTALQEAVQTLPLKNPFYDNADNPYTRWLATTESIQYSLHGLASSNSQQDSASKSPEPSADESPDNEKETSSNGGDSSGKKRKRRVLFSKAQTYELERRFRQQRYLSAPEREHLASLIRLTPTQVKIWFQNHRYKMKRARAEKGMEVTPLPSPRRVAVPVLVRDGKPCHTLKAQDLAAATFPAGLPFSAYSAQSLQHMQYNAQYSAAGNPQYPSAHHLVQAQQWTW